One Hordeum vulgare subsp. vulgare chromosome 4H, MorexV3_pseudomolecules_assembly, whole genome shotgun sequence DNA window includes the following coding sequences:
- the LOC123449442 gene encoding 18S rRNA aminocarboxypropyltransferase, producing MGYHRNRRGRGSSSSSSSSSRRTKQEASCDDAPGTSLPRQEDNAEEESNSPKIQLAMWDFGQCDAKRCTGRKLSRFGLLKELRVTNGFGGVVLSPVGTHCVSKEDHPIVQRKGLAVVDCSWARLDDVPFVKLRCGAPRLLPWLVAANPVNYGRPCQLSCVEALSAALIICGEEETGELLLAKFKWGHSFLSLNRDLLKAYSKCENGTEIINVQNSWLASASSVPKSPVNVADKSHAGSDSESDDGLPPLEENMNHLDLSGDEESEEESEIENEDTK from the exons ATGGGGTACCACCGCAATAGGCGCGGGCGTGgatcctcgtcgtcctcctcctcctcttcgcgcCGCACCAAGCAAGAAGCCTCGTG CGATGATGCTCCTGGGACATCACTTCCAAGGCAGGAAG ACAACGCCGAAGAGGAATCTAATAGCCCAAAAATTCAGCTTGCAATGTGG GACTTTGGGCAATGCGATGCTAAAAGATGCACTGGTCGTAAGCTTTCAAGATTTGGGCTGTTAAAG GAGTTGCGAGTTACTAATGgttttggtggtgttgttctcag CCCTGTTGGGACACATTGTGTGTCAAAGGAAGATCATCCTATCGTGCAACGAAAAGGATTGGCTGTGGTTGATTGTTCTTGGGCACGTTTAGATGATGTCCCTTTTGTGAAACTCCGTTGTGGTGCTCCTCGTCTCT TGCCATGGTTGGTAGCAGCAAACCCTGTGAATTATGGCCGGCCATGTCAGCTTTCCTGTGTGGAAGCTTTATCAGCAGCCCTCATAATATG TGGGGAGGAAGAGACAGGAGAACTGCTGCTTGCAAAATTCAAGTGGGGTCACTCATTCTTATCACTTAACAG GGATCTGCTCAAAGCATACTCCAAGTGTGAAAATGGCACTGAGATAATCAATGTGCAGAACTCGTGGCTGGCAAGTGCATCGAGTGTTCCAAAGTCACCTGTAAACG TGGCAGATAAATCACACGCAGGATCAGATTCTGAATCTGACGATGGCTTGCCCCCTCTGGAAGAGAACATGAACCACTTGGACCTCAGCGGGGATGAAGAAAGCGAAGAGGAAAGTGAAATTGAAAACGAAGACACGAAATGA
- the LOC123450734 gene encoding senescence/dehydration-associated protein At4g35985, chloroplastic-like, protein MSTPSSSSSPTPLPPVDIPRFPATPDAPAPSEDVLLRVPGAQLHLIDRQRSHPLAAGDLSLHRIRAGDTSLAAIAALGAIQWPLARDVVAIELDPRHYSFSFVVPASPDDPAPDPLHYGLTLSVPDLRLDALLGAYTRFSAHSVAGSEGLADGVRGEVEAAAYWTAVVPNVEEYDSAVARAIASGAENIAKGILWCGVMTVDRLRWGNEVLRKRIQPGDTEAEVSPEMLRRIKR, encoded by the coding sequence ATGTCCACGCCGAGCAGTTCCTCATCGCCAACGCCGCTGCCGCCGGTCGATATCCCGCGGTTCCCGGCCACCCCCGACGCGCCAGCGCCGTCGGAGGACGTGCTGCTGCGAGTCCCCGGCGCGCAGCTCCACCTGATCGACCGCCAGCGCAGCCACCCGCTGGCCGCCGGTGACCTCTCCCTCCACCGCATCCGGGCCGGagacacctccttggccgccatcgCGGCCCTCGGCGCCATCCAGTGGCCGCTGGCCCGCGACGTCGTGGCCATCGAGCTCGACCCCCGccactactccttctccttcgtcgTCCCCGCCTCCCCCGACGACCCGGCCCCCGACCCGCTCCACTACGGCCTCACGCTCTCCGTCCCCGACCTGCGCCTTGACGCCCTGCTCGGCGCCTACACCAGGTTCTCCGCCCACTCCGTCGCCGGCAGCGAGGGGCTGGCCGACGGGGTGCGCGGCGAGGTCGAGGCCGCCGCGTACTGGACCGCCGTTGTGCCCAACGTCGAGGAGTACGATAGCGCCGTCGCCAGGGCCATCGCGTCCGGCGCCGAGAACATCGCCAAGGGGATCCTCTGGTGCGGGGTCATGACCGTGGACAGGCTCCGCTGGGGGAACGAGGTGCTCCGGAAGAGGATCCAGCCCGGCGATACTGAGGCCGAGGTCAGCCCGGAGATGCTCAGGCGGATCAAAAGGTAG
- the LOC123449441 gene encoding aminotransferase ALD1 homolog, which yields MPTNMISKVLEKQAGLPLDVAPPAKKGPASRTSVLRNPNMEKLQNSYLFAEISMRREAHQKKYPEAKVISLGIGDTTQPIPSIVTSAMAEYAHALSTPEGYQGYGPEQGQQSLRKAIADVVYPNMGIRDTEVFISDGAQCDIARLQMMFGRDVTIAVQDPTFPGYVDNGVIMGQTGAAAADEESGGRYAGIEYMRCAPENGFFPDLSRVRRTDIIFFCSPNNPTGHAASRGQLRQLVDFARRNGSIIVFDSAYASYVSPGGDGGEDDDKHSKPRSIYEVPGAREVAIEISSFSKFAGFTGVRLGWAVVPDELLYADGTRVARDFDRVVTTCFNGASSVAQAGGLACLATAEGRDAVAHVVAGYKENARVLVATFQALGKEVHGGDDSPYVWVRLFPGRRSWDVFAEILEKTHVITVPGSGFGPGGEGFVRVSAFNSKDRLVEACARLTTFLA from the exons ATGCCGACCAACATGATCTCCAA GGTGCTTGAGAAGCAGGCTGGCCTTCCGCTGGATGTTGCACCTCCTGCAAAGAAGGGACCAG CTTCTCGGACGAGCGTGCTTCGCAATCCAAACATGGAGAAGCTTCAGAACAGCTACTTGTTCGCGGAG ATTAGCATGAGGCGCGAAGCACACCAGAAGAAGTACCCAGAGGCCAAGGTCATCAGCTTGGGCATCGGCGACACAACCCAACCCATACCAAGCATCGTCACATCGGCTATGGCCGAG TACGCGCATGCGTTATCAACTCCTGAAGGGTACCAAGGCTATGGGCCGGAGCAAGGCCAGCAG tCGCTGAGGAAGGCCATTGCTGACGTGGTATACCCAAACATGGGGATACGAGACACCGAGGTGTTCATCTCCGACGGGGCACAGTGCGACATTGCCCGCCTTCAG ATGATGTTCGGGCGGGACGTGACCATCGCCGTCCAGGACCCCACCTTCCCGGGGTACGTGGACAACGGCGTGATCATGGGgcagacgggggcggcggcggcggacgaggagTCCGGCGGCAGGTACGCCGGGATCGAGTACATGCGGTGCGCGCCGGAGAACGGCTTCTTCCCGGACCTGTCGCGCGTGCGCCGCACCGACATCATCTTCTTCTGCTCGCCCAACAACCCCACGGGCCACGCGGCGTCGCGCGGCCAGCTGCGGCAGCTCGTCGACTTCGCGCGCCGCAACGGCTCCATCATCGTCTTCGACTCCGCCTACGCCTCCTACGTCTCccccggcggcgacggcggcgaggacgacgacaagcacagcaagCCCCGGTCCATCTACGAGGTGCCCGGCGCGCGGGAGGTGGCCATCgagatctcctccttctccaagTTCGCCGGGTTCACGGGCGTGCGGCTCGGCTGGGCCGTCGTCCCCGACGAGCTGCTCTACGCCGACGGCACCCGCGTGGCCCGGGACTTCGACCGCGTGGTCACCACCTGCTTCAACGGCGCCTCCAGCGTGGCGCAGGCGGGCGGGCTGGCGTGCCtggcgacggcggagggccgcgACGCCGTGGCGCACGTGGTGGCCGGGTACAAGGAGAACGCGCGGGTGCTGGTGGCCACCTTCCAGGCGCTGGGCAAGGAGGTGCACGGCGGCGACGACTCGCCCTACGTCTGGGTGCGCCTCTTCCCCGGCCGCCGCTCGTGGGACGTCTTCGCCGAGATCCTCGAGAAGACGCACGTCATCACCGTCCCCGGCAGCGGCTTCGGCCCCGGCGGCGAGGGCTTCGTCAGGGTCAGCGCCTTCAACAGCAAGGACAGGCTCGTCGAGGCATGCGCCAGGCTCACCACCTTCCTCGCCTAA